A stretch of DNA from Xyrauchen texanus isolate HMW12.3.18 chromosome 36, RBS_HiC_50CHRs, whole genome shotgun sequence:
AAAgacaaaaatgcccctgaaaatcaactACAGGGGACAAATATTGCCTCTTCATAAAAGATTAATAGCTGACTCTGCACTCAAAAAAAGATTTTAGCCTAAtttcaagatgtatccatttcaattgaataaaaatattccatctaattgaattgcctaatctttaactaaattaaatgtacaaatcttacaagttttattaattacatttgcttcaagactattcaattcaaatagatggaaatttgttattcaattgaaatggatacatcttaaaaatagtctTTGAGTGTGTTAAATACACAGTATTCCTATTATACTGTATGACATCATTATTGTACTGTATCCGCACTGTCCAAGATGCATGGGaccatataaatgtaaaatgacaaTAGTGTCACATCACCTACTGTAGACAGTGAGTTTGACAGGCAGACTCTTCATACTGCTGATGGGATTCTCCACCCTGCAGCTGTAGATGTCATCATCTGACATCACAACACGGGAGATGGTCAGGACCTTCTGGTCATGTGACAGGAGGAGATGTGAGTCATTGGTCAAAGATTTCCCACCTTTCAGCCAACTATAGGTGGGTTTGGTGCCACTGTCGTGAGTGCAGTTAAGTATAAAGAGTTCAGTCAACTCCAAAACGGATGATGCCACCATGTGCACAAAAGGCCTGGACACTGGAACTGTGATATGGAAAAATTACCATGATAGTATTCATTTAAGGACCTTGGAGCACCACATAAATCCCATAGTAtatgaatttgtcaataatttCATATCATAATGTTACTATctaataccatcactgtaccatggttaagcaacaatacattttgtaagggtaaacataAAGTACACTTTCATTAGTACATAAATCCACCTTGCTTACCATCTACGGTGAGGTTTAAGTATCGTTCACCAGTGAAGGTATCATCAGTGATGGAGATCTCCACCTCGTAGGCCCCCTCATCAGAGAGCTGTAGCTGATGGAGAAGGAGGGATCCATTCTCAAACAGGAGGATTCGGCCACGGTACTCTGGCCTCAGGTTTCCAATGATGTCTGTGCCAATCGACTGAACTACAGTGACAGGTTTGTCCCTTTTCAGCTGCCACTTAATGACAGGCTGGTCGGAGCTGGTACTGGTATAGGTCACAGAGAGTAGGGCGGAGCTTCCTAGTGTACCTCGAACTAAAGGAGATGGACTGCTGATGTTTACCCCAACTACATCTaaatacatacagacacatatgGAAACAAGAGACAAATGAGACCTCAGTTGTTTATCCTAGAGAGCAATGAGATTAAACGGAaatcaaatggagacttttgcatAACCCTTAAGTTCTGTTCAGTCACTTTTGACAGATTTGaccttttttttaaccaaaatcaATGGAAACCTGTAAATACTTCATATGGAATCCCTCAGGTAGCTTAGTCTTTAAGACTTTGGAAACCCCTGCTCAGTACTGTATGTTAACAATTTCTCAATTTGTGCTGCcacatttttatttctcctaaggaattttaGACAAATCTGGGACAAAGTTGATACCCAAATTACACATACTGGAAATCTCCATCTCATGAACTTTTGAAAGAACagcctctgagcaataaaattgtCCTCATGGGAACAGacagtgcgtttacatgcacgatCTTACAGCGATTGTGCTTAAAAAGCCGACAACAAGAAAggtcatgtaaacactttaaaaaaggtttttctttacagtttttctcaatcgctttggctcattttttgaaacagtcataacattctctaaactgtaaatGCAATTGTTACAACTGTTTaatgggacatcacaactctattgcatgtctgcgaAATgtagttgtggcagggcggagggcggggccgggtcgtgattctacacacccttatcaggctaattaagcctccgagagggataaaggtctactgcggaggattgtgcgggagagagagatagtttacggatatgtccgtcgtgtgtgtgtgtttgtcttctgtttaagttttatattcttaaatatttctcgcctcctcctttccattgactacttTACAGTAGTAATTCATCCAAAACTTtgaattcatgcttcaaaacctagttattgtgtcagtaaattcaccaatgccaccaaaatgaaaagtttttttgtCATCGTGTGAGCCGTACTAGTCAcaattttagatgttttttcaccatgccagtcaaccctggaaatgtttgttgacactgactgcttactgtactatacaagaatgtcatttttgtctagctgaatgctattgtgtatcatACTGAGCTTTTTAGATATAGAattcaacagcaggtaaaagtttACTGGAAAAAGTCAATACTGTAGTAAACAGAAAAATGAAATGcacatttactgtattttactgtaaattaatttactatatatatatatatatatatatatatatatatatatatatatatatatacaatacatttatttttgttgcagtgtgttacatgtaaacagaaaattcacatttgcatgtccatttttaccCATTTCTTACACGTAAAGCCATATATAGTGACCAGACAATTGCCACAAAATTacatccatgcaaaaaaaaaagcctgcggtagttctttaaaaaaaacagcatgtaACACTACAAGTTCCCATCTTCTTCCCATCTGGACATCATGTCGCTCTTGTTGGTCTGGCCAGAGATTGAGCAGACATTACAAACTTTCCATGTTATAGATATTTATGGATAATTCCTGtgtgtctgacagattttgataactgAATGGATCATTTggcatgtgatggctcacacaatgaaagaatgtttagaagttgtgaagagtatgacagtttcactgagaatcaactcatcagttttgatcagcaagccatgtgcatttagttattgtgcaaattgtagacaattgtacaTACTCTTTTGCACACGTGCCAAAACACATGCAATTTACTTACatgaataagaaattcaaatctggtgtgaacaagaaactagTTGTTCAGGGATTTGAACTTATTCGAGAATTGAGctgaagcaattgagaaaaactgtattgGGTAAGTCATAAAACCAATTTGCCTTTACCGGCATTCTTACAGGCTTATCcagtgtgtgcaagtgttgtgtgcatgacaAAAGTCAATGCAGTTTTCTTGCTCTGTCGTATTTGCTGATTTTTGGTAGCTATTGATGTGCATGTTAAGGGGCCCATTAACCCATGAACAAACACATTATGTAAAATTTAACTAATACTATCTTTACACCTTACAGTATATTCTGAGCATCAGCATTATTGTCAAATATGTGTCTATATTTTAATTTCAGTATCACATTGTGCATGCCCCTCTGCAGTATTCAACCATAACAAAGCCAAAAGATTTGTAACTGTATTTGTTAACTCAAGATTAGTTAAATTGGACAGGCTTCACAAGTAGTATCTCTCAAGGCTAATTTGTAAATGCATATAAATTAAATTCTCTGCAGGCATACTGTAGGTTACCTACTGTAAAACAGGACTGTGCATATTGCTCCTGAGTGAGCAACCACGTCTTTGCCCCCTTTGCCATGGCAGTGCAAGTCAGCGTGTCATGGCTCTATCGCTGTGGTAACAATTCTCAGTGCTAAGGGCTTGCCAGGATGAGCTAACAAAGGCCATGATTGTAGGCCTGCTCTCCTTCAGTCAGGGGCAGCTGTGCAAGAGACATGCTCTTTTGTGGTTGGGGGGCAGTAGACAGTAGGCCCCAGTGATTCTGCTAATCAAAGCTCACCACAGTGACACAACAGCAGTGGTAGGAAGGCTAGGCTTCAGTTGGAACAAACTGTATATTCTTATGGCCATACATTTGTCCTCTTCCCTGGCGCATCTACACATTATCTTACTGTAAGAAAACTTAATTTCACCAAGCTTGAGACAACTTACAAAGTCATGTGAAGGTTCTGAACTTAGTGTCCTCACCACCAGTACAAATGCTACACTAAAACAAAAGAATGCATGGATAGATATGCAAAAAGATCTAATTTATTTGGCCAAAATGTACAGACAACTGACTGGTGTATGATGCAAATGAATTTTAAGTgtgcaaattatattttttaagaatcTGTGCAATATTGTAACCATTTAATGAACCTTCCATCATTCTTATCCTAACATGcatacttttttgttgttttttttttagctccaaaaaaaacaaaaagtgcaatatttacaattaaaatgagTGCATTGTATTGCTAATTCTTTTATTTGACTGTTGCACCATTTGTGACATTTCATACGACCATcaacaaacaatacataaaatGAAAAGCCTGAAACTCTGACAACAGCGCACACTTTTTCTTCCTTCTCTTTAGAAACTTTTCTTTCAACGCTCTTCTCTTTCAGCATGCATGGTACAAAAGTTCACTCATGTTGTCTTACCTGCCAAGGAAAAGATGAAAAAGCATAGCAGAAGATACACTGAAGGTACAGCTGTCTCTTTGGATGATGCCTCCCTCTCTGCCTTCATCTTGGGAGCAGCGCTGGGTTTGTCTTCCACACAATCAGCATGATTTGTCCACTCCAGGCACGTCCCTGAGAATGCAGAAAGCTTTCTGTCAGATGGGACTCTGAACCCCACTCTCAGGACCCCAGTCTGAACAACAGCTCTATGTGTGATCCtgtgcaaaaatgtgtgtgtgtg
This window harbors:
- the LOC127629745 gene encoding hepatocyte cell adhesion molecule-like, with amino-acid sequence MKAEREASSKETAVPSVYLLLCFFIFSLADVVGVNISSPSPLVRGTLGSSALLSVTYTSTSSDQPVIKWQLKRDKPVTVVQSIGTDIIGNLRPEYRGRILLFENGSLLLHQLQLSDEGAYEVEISITDDTFTGERYLNLTVDVPVSRPFVHMVASSVLELTELFILNCTHDSGTKPTYSWLKGGKSLTNDSHLLLSHDQKVLTISRVVMSDDDIYSCRVENPISSMKSLPVKLTVYRRSSLYIILSMGGIFLLITLVTVCACWKPSRKKREQLARQSGQNLAEQSNGNHEVDIVPSRGYHNHRNPGGLYVLNETDFPEGPDESSCNFINPIDPLSPPCYPSMEPLSAHSPDAYMHSGRRYPRTPVPSPPLTSHPMFSPPLSCPLHLGSLTRKPHPPRVSPSPPHVRRTSC